CGCCGCTGGGCCGCGCGCGACATGGCCGGCGAGGTGGGCTTCCTGGTGGTGAGCCACGTGGGCGACGCCAACAGCTACGTCAGCGTCTACCGCGCCGGCAGCGACCAGGTGGCCCTGGTGGGGCAGGGCGTGCACTTCAAGGCCAGCACCGGCGAGCTGCTGCGCGAAGACCCCCCACGTTCGGCCGTGGGCAGCGTCAACGAGTTCCTGACCGGCCTGCACCTGCAGCACTTTGAACACTGGCTGCTGCGCTGGCTCTACGTGCTCGGCGGCCTCATGGGCTGCGTGTGCATCGCCACCGGCTTCGTCTTCTTCGTGGAAAAGCGCAAGAAGCAGCACGCCCGGGCCGGCAGCGCGGGCAGCCGCGTGGTGGACGCGCTGGCCGTGACCACCGTCACCGGCATGCTCATCGCCACCCTGTCGATGCTGGTGGCCAACCGGCTGCTGCCCGCCGATCTGGCCGGCAAGGGCGACTGGGAGCAACTGGCCTTCTGGGGCAGCTGGCTGCTGGCCATGGCGCACGCCTTCTGGCGCAGCGCCGCGGTGGCCCAGGCCCGCACCAACCCGGCCTGGCGCGAGCAGTGCCGGGCGCTGGCGGCGCTGGCGCTGGCCGCCGTGCTGCTCAACGGCATCACCACCGGCGACCACCTGGTCAAGACGCTCGGCGAAGGCTACTGGCCGGTGGCCGGGCTGGACCTGAGCCTGCTCCTGAGCGCGGCGGTGGCGAGCTTCGCGGCGCGCCGCCTGCGCGCGCGCGAACGCCTGGAAGCCACGCCCGCGCCGGCCCACCGCGCCGCGCCCGGCGCCGGAGACGCCGCCCATGCGTGAAGCCCTGCTGCTGATGGCGGCCTGGGCCGTCTGCACCCTGGCCATGGCCTGGCTGGCGCTGGCCATGGACGCGCACTGGCACCAGGCCCTGGGCCGCGCGCACCCGCTGCCGCCCGCGCGCCGCCGCGCCTTGCGCACCGCCGGCGCGCTGGGCCTGGCGGCGTCGCTCGGCCTGTGCCTGCTGGCCGATCACCCCTCCATGGCGGCGCTGGTCTGGGTGCTGTTGTTGTCGGCCTCGGCCGCGAGCGTCGCCTTCACGCTGAGCTGGCGGCCCCACTGGTTGCGCGCCCTGTCTGGCGTGGTGGGCTATTGAAACCGCGTCACGGACCCCACCCATGCACCACCCCCTGGCCGCGCCCCTTCGGGCCGCGGGCCTGCGCCTGACCTTCAGCCGGCTGGAGGTGTTGACCGAGTTCTGCCTGGCCGCGGGCGCGCCCCGCTCCGGTGTCGAGGTGTACGCCGCGCTGACCCGGCGCGGCGTCTCCATGGCCTACAGCACGGTGTACCGCATGGTGCAGACCCTGTGCTACACGGGCCTGCTGCACCCCGCCGGGCGGCACGGGCGCCACCCGGCCTACCGGCCCAGGATGGGGAGGTGATCGTTTTGGCACTGCCGGGGGCTGTGGATAGATTTGGCGAACCTCAATAGCGGCGCGGGTTTGCGGGCGATTTGGGTTCTTGGAACCTTGACGGGCGCTTTGGCACGAAATGGGCGCTGCGGGGGGCCAGAACGGCCAAAACGGGCGGTTTCTGGGCCGGGGTGGGCGGATGGTGCCACCGAGTGAAATTACAAGCCTGGCGCGGGCTTACGTGCGTTTGACGGGCCTGGAGCGCCACAAAACAAAGTCGGACGTTTTGAAGTCGGACGTCACTCGGGCGTCCGACTTCAAAAATCCTTTGCGCATCAATAGGTTGCGCGAAGGTGAACGGAGGTTGTCCACAACGTCCGACTTTACCGAAGTCGGACGCCTTTAAACACCGCTCGCGCGGGTTTAAAACAGGGTGGACTGGCGCCGATCGGTCGGCGCGGTGATGCCGGCCGCGGCCACGATGCGCTCGATCTGGCGCTCGGTGAGGCGGTGCTCGGCGGCCAGCTCACGGACGGTCTTGTTGTGGCCGTAGGCGTGGGCGATGCGGTTGTTGCGCAGGGCCAGGATGGCCCGTTCGGCCTTCGGCAGAGTGAAGTGGTCCTCGCCGCCGTAGGTCTTGGACAGGGTCATGAGGCGGTCCATACCGATGATCTTGGCGAGTGGGTGATCGGCGTGGACGCGGGCTGGCGTGGGGACGTAGATGCGCAGGCCGCCGTGGACCCGCACCAGGTCCAGGGTGGCCGGGAGGCCGATCAGGCGCTCGAAGTCCTGCAGCAGCGGGGGCAGCAGGTCCGAGTCGATGATGTCGGCCAGGTCGTTCATGCCGTTGCGACCTCCTGGGCTGGCATGCGCGGCAGAACCGAGAGGTCGATCCAACGCGGGTCTTCAAAGGCGGGAAACAACAGGGAAACGGCTTTCCGGCCGTGCGGCTTGTCAGAGGGTGGCCCCTGCCGCTTGAGGCCAGTTCGGTATTCGAGCGCTGCCACCAGGGTCTCGGCATCGCAGGCCCGGTCAGTCCAGGGAACGGCCACCAGGTCGAGATCACGGGTGAAACTGCCATGCAGCGTGATCGCGTACCCGTGCTGCCAGGCAGCGATCCGCGCCTTGGTGAACGCGGCGGCATAGTCCGGATCAATGATGCCGAATACGGGCCCAGACTGCAGCTCATCGACCATGCGCGACAGGTGAAGGTTGGCGGCTTCTAGGCCGGCGTTCTCGGCCTGGAGCATGCCCAGCTCGCAAGGACTGACGGCGTTGATCCGCACCAGG
This Hydrogenophaga taeniospiralis DNA region includes the following protein-coding sequences:
- a CDS encoding DUF3325 domain-containing protein — protein: MREALLLMAAWAVCTLAMAWLALAMDAHWHQALGRAHPLPPARRRALRTAGALGLAASLGLCLLADHPSMAALVWVLLLSASAASVAFTLSWRPHWLRALSGVVGY
- a CDS encoding transcriptional repressor: MHHPLAAPLRAAGLRLTFSRLEVLTEFCLAAGAPRSGVEVYAALTRRGVSMAYSTVYRMVQTLCYTGLLHPAGRHGRHPAYRPRMGR
- a CDS encoding Mor transcription activator family protein encodes the protein MNDLADIIDSDLLPPLLQDFERLIGLPATLDLVRVHGGLRIYVPTPARVHADHPLAKIIGMDRLMTLSKTYGGEDHFTLPKAERAILALRNNRIAHAYGHNKTVRELAAEHRLTERQIERIVAAAGITAPTDRRQSTLF